One Paenibacillus riograndensis SBR5 DNA segment encodes these proteins:
- the yaaA gene encoding S4 domain-containing protein YaaA, whose amino-acid sequence MKKILIHSEYIKLDQFLKLSDCVSTGGMAKALLQEGYVQVNGEKEDRRGRKLYPGDKVKVQDNGVFEVEGGGIKE is encoded by the coding sequence ATGAAAAAAATACTTATCCACAGTGAATATATTAAGCTCGACCAGTTTTTGAAGCTCTCCGATTGTGTATCCACAGGCGGGATGGCCAAAGCCTTGCTGCAGGAAGGATATGTGCAGGTCAACGGGGAAAAGGAAGATCGTCGTGGAAGAAAGCTGTACCCGGGTGATAAAGTAAAGGTTCAGGATAACGGCGTTTTCGAGGTTGAAGGCGGCGGAATAAAAGAATAA
- the recF gene encoding DNA replication/repair protein RecF (All proteins in this family for which functions are known are DNA-binding proteins that assist the filamentation of RecA onto DNA for the initiation of recombination or recombinational repair.) — translation MFVKNIGLQYYRNYGLLRLESLGDVNLILGQNAQGKTNLMEALFVLAMTKSHRTSKDKELISFDAPAGSAQIVAEVERKYGDLKLELTLSAQGKKAKINGLEQRRLSEFVGSLNVVMFAPEDLEIVKGTPGIRRRFLDMEIGQVQPSYLFHLQQYQKVLLQRGNLLKQLWGKEAAGKELLEIWDAQLVEHGVKIVKKRKEFIKKLQIWAESIHRGITNGGEELKLLYVPSFGEREMEDEAVLLDNFMLKLSQTRDQEIRRGMTLTGPHRDDLSFFINGREAQVYGSQGQQRTAALSLKLAEIELIHEEIGEYPVLLLDDVLSELDPYRQTQLIETFQSKVQTFITATGIESLSADRLKGASLYHVHDGKVEI, via the coding sequence GTGTTTGTCAAAAATATCGGTCTGCAGTATTACCGCAATTACGGGCTGCTGCGTCTGGAGAGCCTGGGCGATGTGAATCTGATCCTCGGTCAGAATGCCCAGGGCAAAACCAACCTTATGGAGGCTTTGTTCGTTCTGGCAATGACTAAGAGTCACCGCACCTCCAAGGATAAGGAGCTTATTTCCTTCGATGCCCCGGCAGGCTCTGCACAGATCGTGGCTGAGGTGGAGCGGAAATACGGTGATCTGAAGCTGGAGCTGACCTTATCCGCCCAGGGCAAAAAAGCCAAAATCAATGGACTGGAGCAGCGCAGGCTCAGCGAGTTCGTCGGTTCTTTAAATGTCGTCATGTTCGCTCCGGAGGATTTGGAGATTGTCAAAGGGACCCCTGGCATAAGACGCCGATTCCTTGATATGGAGATTGGCCAGGTGCAGCCGAGCTATCTGTTTCATCTGCAGCAATATCAGAAAGTCCTGCTCCAAAGGGGCAATTTGCTAAAACAGCTATGGGGCAAAGAGGCTGCCGGCAAAGAGCTTTTGGAGATATGGGATGCCCAACTTGTAGAACATGGTGTTAAAATCGTCAAAAAAAGGAAAGAATTCATAAAGAAGCTGCAAATATGGGCAGAAAGCATTCATCGTGGCATTACAAACGGCGGAGAAGAGCTGAAACTATTGTATGTTCCTTCTTTTGGTGAGCGTGAAATGGAAGATGAAGCTGTCTTATTAGACAATTTTATGTTAAAGTTATCACAAACGAGAGATCAGGAAATCAGGCGCGGCATGACGCTGACGGGTCCCCATAGGGATGACCTGTCCTTTTTTATCAACGGAAGAGAAGCTCAGGTCTACGGCTCCCAGGGGCAGCAACGCACGGCAGCTTTATCGCTCAAGCTGGCGGAAATCGAGCTGATCCATGAAGAGATCGGAGAATATCCTGTGCTGCTTCTTGATGATGTTTTGTCCGAACTTGATCCCTACCGTCAGACCCAGCTTATCGAAACCTTTC